The following are encoded in a window of Psychrobacter sp. P11F6 genomic DNA:
- the minD gene encoding septum site-determining protein MinD, whose amino-acid sequence MAKIVVITSGKGGVGKTTTSASFAAGLALRGYKTVVIDFDVGLRNLDLIMGCENRIVYDFVDVITGSARLSQALVKDKQLENLYILPASQTRDKDALTDEGVAEVMSELSKQFDYIICDSPAGIERGAQLAMYHADEAIIVTNPEISSVRDSDRIIGILQSQTKKVEENQGSVREHLIITRYNAERAAANEMMDIDTISNDILKVPLLGVVPESHSVLEASNHGEPVIHYTDSVAGQCYDDIVARFLGEERPLRHIDVKKKSLLQRWFGGQ is encoded by the coding sequence GTGGCGAAGATAGTTGTAATCACTTCAGGTAAAGGCGGTGTGGGCAAAACCACGACAAGTGCCTCTTTTGCCGCAGGTTTAGCATTGCGTGGCTATAAGACAGTCGTTATCGATTTTGATGTGGGTCTACGTAATCTAGACTTAATCATGGGTTGTGAAAACCGAATTGTTTATGATTTTGTTGATGTCATCACTGGTAGCGCACGCTTGTCGCAAGCACTGGTCAAAGACAAACAGCTTGAAAACTTGTATATCCTACCCGCCAGTCAAACGCGTGATAAAGACGCCCTGACAGACGAAGGGGTGGCAGAGGTCATGTCTGAGCTGTCTAAGCAGTTCGACTATATTATCTGTGATTCACCAGCTGGTATTGAGCGCGGTGCACAACTCGCCATGTATCATGCTGATGAAGCGATCATCGTCACCAACCCTGAGATTTCTTCAGTGCGTGACTCAGACCGTATTATCGGTATCTTGCAAAGCCAGACCAAAAAGGTTGAAGAAAACCAAGGCTCTGTACGTGAGCATTTGATTATTACTCGTTATAATGCTGAGCGTGCAGCAGCCAACGAGATGATGGACATTGATACCATCTCAAATGATATCCTAAAAGTTCCGTTACTTGGGGTTGTTCCTGAAAGTCACTCAGTGCTTGAAGCATCTAACCATGGTGAGCCTGTCATTCATTATACCGATTCAGTTGCTGGTCAATGTTATGATGACATCGTCGCCCGCTTCTTAGGTGAAGAACGCCCACTACGTCATATTGACGTGAAGAAAAAGAGTCTATTACAGCGCTGGTTTGGAGGTCAATGA
- the minC gene encoding septum site-determining protein MinC — MTVSDNDSQGSIAAPALPALAFYGKMLTFSRLQFSTDDLSAIDAQLAATLSNKSSNIPILIDSEVEQDLSALVELLWSWGLQPIGVVTGTLDAQAREQRLAIFPADGKRIERILPSKKAATQVSKAPDDKHTESASTNSDSNNSDINDDTAAISESNTETTIANATAETLVSAEHITSLIYDQMLRSGQSLNHVGGDLILTNSVNSGAEAITDNSLHVYGRAQGRLVAGATGDKDARIFCQVFNPSLVSVAGTYCLRDNLPEHVIDKSVQVRFVEGEGLVFTVMDDA, encoded by the coding sequence ATGACAGTTTCAGACAACGACAGCCAAGGCTCGATCGCCGCGCCAGCATTACCAGCATTGGCATTTTATGGCAAGATGCTGACTTTTTCACGTTTGCAATTTAGCACAGATGATTTAAGTGCGATAGACGCTCAGCTTGCCGCAACGCTTAGTAATAAATCTAGCAATATCCCGATCCTTATCGATAGCGAGGTTGAACAAGATCTCTCAGCATTGGTAGAGCTTTTATGGTCGTGGGGCTTACAGCCTATTGGCGTCGTGACTGGTACACTAGATGCGCAAGCCCGTGAGCAGCGATTGGCCATCTTCCCTGCTGATGGCAAACGTATTGAGCGTATATTACCTAGCAAGAAAGCTGCAACTCAAGTGAGTAAAGCTCCCGATGATAAACATACAGAATCAGCCAGCACCAATTCAGACAGTAACAATTCAGACATTAACGATGATACTGCAGCCATCAGCGAGTCAAATACAGAAACAACGATAGCAAACGCCACAGCAGAGACACTGGTGAGCGCTGAGCATATTACCAGCCTAATTTACGATCAAATGCTACGCTCAGGACAAAGCCTGAATCACGTGGGCGGTGATTTGATTTTGACCAATAGTGTCAATAGCGGGGCGGAAGCGATTACCGATAATAGCTTGCACGTTTACGGTCGTGCCCAAGGTCGCTTGGTTGCTGGCGCTACTGGTGACAAAGATGCCCGTATTTTTTGTCAAGTTTTTAACCCTTCTTTGGTGTCAGTGGCGGGAACTTATTGCTTACGAGACAACTTACCTGAGCACGTGATTGACAAATCTGTACAAGTAAGATTTGTAGAAGGTGAAGGCTTAGTATTTACGGTAATGGATGACGCTTAA
- the minE gene encoding cell division topological specificity factor MinE: MTKKKGFWSSLFGTDDSGSAGSANMATERLKVIVASENRLNNRLTADRIEKMKREILEVVNKYVNGVQIDDVNINHRSEDSLDVLEMNISLPEHKK, encoded by the coding sequence ATGACGAAGAAAAAAGGATTTTGGAGTAGCCTATTTGGTACTGACGACAGTGGTAGCGCAGGTAGCGCTAATATGGCTACTGAGCGTCTTAAGGTTATCGTTGCGAGCGAAAATCGCTTAAACAACCGCTTAACAGCTGATCGTATCGAAAAAATGAAACGTGAGATTTTAGAAGTGGTCAACAAATATGTTAATGGCGTACAGATTGATGATGTGAATATCAATCATCGTTCTGAGGACAGCCTAGACGTATTAGAGATGAATATCAGTCTACCTGAACACAAAAAATAA
- a CDS encoding acyltransferase codes for MRLTSTIRKIHERNPKLGKAVSLATATGVIAANSFGGSIPLWLMGVGKVITGAPIADKAVIKIATYWISSNSALIDDMLPRKDWRISLPDDVHINGKYLLVSNHQSWVDTSIVQYISEKRLPLTRFFTKFELIYIPIVGQAFYFLDFPMMRRHSKEAVAKNPALQGKDIEEAKRACALLKDKPFTLLNYLEGTRFTKAKHAKQQSPYTHLLKPRAGGLSLAINALGEDIDGMLDMTIVYPDGVPSYSDLWKGNIKRLGVDVRYIEMPDALFNDIKNGGYENDDAVKSQMFDWVEQIWQQKDQRITDMLAEFETNPKAPNA; via the coding sequence ATGCGATTGACATCTACTATTCGAAAAATACACGAACGCAACCCTAAATTAGGCAAAGCCGTTTCACTTGCGACAGCGACTGGGGTTATTGCAGCCAACAGCTTCGGTGGTAGTATTCCCTTATGGTTAATGGGTGTCGGCAAAGTCATCACTGGTGCTCCTATCGCAGACAAAGCGGTGATCAAAATCGCGACTTATTGGATCAGTAGCAACAGTGCCTTGATCGATGACATGTTGCCACGTAAAGATTGGCGCATCAGCTTACCCGATGACGTGCACATCAATGGCAAATATTTGCTGGTCAGCAATCATCAGTCTTGGGTCGATACCAGTATCGTGCAGTACATTAGTGAAAAACGCTTGCCATTGACACGGTTTTTTACCAAATTTGAACTGATTTACATTCCAATTGTGGGTCAAGCCTTTTACTTTTTAGACTTCCCAATGATGCGTCGGCATTCTAAAGAAGCCGTCGCTAAAAACCCTGCTCTACAAGGCAAAGACATCGAAGAAGCCAAACGCGCCTGTGCCCTGTTAAAAGACAAACCTTTTACTTTATTGAATTACTTAGAAGGCACGCGTTTCACCAAAGCCAAACATGCAAAGCAACAGTCTCCTTATACGCATTTATTGAAGCCACGGGCAGGCGGCCTATCTTTAGCCATTAACGCGCTAGGCGAAGACATCGATGGCATGCTAGATATGACCATCGTTTATCCTGATGGTGTGCCGAGTTATAGTGATTTGTGGAAAGGTAACATCAAGCGTTTGGGCGTCGATGTGCGTTATATTGAGATGCCTGATGCATTATTTAACGATATTAAAAATGGTGGTTACGAAAATGATGACGCGGTAAAATCTCAAATGTTTGATTGGGTAGAGCAAATTTGGCAGCAAAAAGATCAGCGTATTACCGATATGTTGGCTGAGTTTGAAACAAACCCTAAAGCTCCGAATGCTTAG
- a CDS encoding OmpA family protein, which translates to MRNTLMIAAVASGLALSGCATDPNTGQQRLNKTAIGTLAGALGGGAISKATGGDNTGRDAAIGAALGAGVGYYMERQAKQLEQQMAGTGVTVTPNANGNIDLVMPGNITFSFDDASLNPSFRPTLDKLASTLNEYNQNTITVAGHTDSKGSDAYNMKLSRDRAYAVANYLSARGVASSRINVVAYGESRPVADNSSEYGRQQNRRVELTINAPNNVR; encoded by the coding sequence ATGCGTAATACATTAATGATTGCAGCAGTAGCGTCAGGTCTAGCTCTTAGCGGTTGTGCTACTGATCCAAACACTGGACAACAACGCTTGAACAAAACTGCTATCGGTACATTGGCAGGTGCTTTAGGCGGCGGCGCAATTTCAAAAGCAACAGGTGGTGATAACACAGGTCGTGATGCCGCGATTGGCGCAGCTTTGGGTGCTGGTGTTGGTTACTACATGGAGCGTCAAGCCAAGCAGCTTGAGCAGCAAATGGCTGGTACGGGTGTAACCGTTACGCCAAATGCGAATGGTAATATTGACCTAGTAATGCCAGGCAACATCACTTTCTCATTTGATGATGCGTCTTTAAACCCATCATTTAGACCAACGCTTGATAAGCTTGCATCAACGCTAAATGAGTATAACCAAAACACGATAACGGTTGCTGGTCATACTGATAGCAAAGGTTCTGATGCTTATAACATGAAACTGTCACGCGATCGTGCTTACGCAGTAGCGAACTATTTAAGCGCACGCGGTGTGGCTTCTAGTCGTATCAATGTCGTCGCTTATGGTGAGTCTCGCCCAGTTGCTGATAACAGCAGCGAGTATGGTCGTCAGCAAAACCGCCGTGTTGAATTAACCATCAATGCGCCAAACAACGTACGTTAA
- a CDS encoding cytochrome b, whose translation MNSTNSNVSKWPVSSRIFHWISAVLLLVTWIMILLYDNLDNNLYIGLHKAFGISVLCWMIARVLNRVFIKAPPPVPMPKWQLLASKLSHFGLYALLIAMPIAGLLMSVYGGRPVDIFGLFQIPVFVTPDRGLARFYNDLHTDIIWPTIIAFTLIHIGAALYHQFVKKDNLIARIK comes from the coding sequence ATGAATAGTACCAATTCAAATGTGTCAAAGTGGCCAGTCAGCAGCCGGATATTTCACTGGATCAGTGCAGTTTTACTGTTGGTTACGTGGATAATGATTCTGTTGTACGATAATTTGGATAACAATCTTTATATTGGGTTGCATAAAGCGTTTGGTATTAGTGTGTTATGTTGGATGATAGCACGGGTGCTTAATCGTGTATTTATTAAGGCGCCGCCACCTGTACCGATGCCAAAGTGGCAGTTATTAGCCTCTAAACTGTCGCATTTTGGCTTATATGCCTTATTAATTGCAATGCCAATAGCTGGTTTGCTGATGTCCGTTTATGGGGGACGCCCCGTCGATATTTTTGGCTTGTTTCAAATCCCTGTATTTGTCACACCAGATAGAGGGTTGGCACGCTTTTATAATGACCTGCATACTGATATTATTTGGCCGACCATTATTGCCTTTACACTTATTCATATCGGTGCTGCTCTATATCATCAGTTTGTCAAAAAAGACAATTTGATAGCGCGTATAAAATAA
- a CDS encoding chemotaxis protein CheB — protein sequence MKDNARVLALRGKNKDDIKVMVVAEDHHQRMAFSDTVRSCGFSLVGCMSRAQLQEKQGRSDTSIDIWLIDSDYDDSVVAATTASKPAAVLVGFSQAPYLNEAPQYAKWQRKLKRKLAHMLALPVLMDAPVHKPDNADADWRYVVFLGASMGGPSAIKEFLDNLSATLPVCILLAHHFNKTMIGTLPRILNRHNDWHCQVITSSQRLRAGQCLIAPIDKQIVCDSTGRVILLEQAWEGEYKPAIGQILKNTSDVYGSELINIIFSGMGNDGSQYLDLIQENNSQLWVQDPSLSACPSQPQAIIDSGYCGFIGSPADLAQKLTDYIDERLVVASLH from the coding sequence ATGAAGGATAATGCACGTGTCTTGGCGCTAAGAGGAAAAAACAAGGACGATATTAAGGTGATGGTAGTGGCAGAAGACCATCATCAGCGTATGGCCTTTTCAGATACTGTACGCAGTTGTGGTTTTAGCCTTGTTGGCTGTATGTCACGGGCGCAACTGCAAGAAAAACAGGGGCGCTCTGATACCTCGATTGACATCTGGCTAATAGATAGTGATTACGACGACAGTGTGGTAGCCGCGACTACGGCATCTAAACCTGCTGCGGTGTTGGTGGGTTTTAGTCAAGCACCTTATCTAAATGAAGCGCCGCAATATGCCAAATGGCAGCGCAAATTAAAGCGTAAGCTGGCACATATGCTGGCATTACCCGTTTTAATGGATGCACCCGTGCACAAACCTGATAATGCTGATGCAGACTGGCGCTACGTAGTATTTTTGGGTGCTTCTATGGGTGGGCCGAGCGCTATAAAAGAATTTTTGGATAACTTGTCGGCGACGCTACCGGTATGTATTTTACTGGCGCACCATTTTAATAAAACGATGATTGGCACACTGCCACGCATCCTGAATCGCCATAATGACTGGCATTGTCAGGTGATTACTTCTTCGCAGCGTTTAAGAGCAGGCCAGTGTCTTATAGCTCCTATTGATAAACAGATTGTTTGTGACTCTACCGGTCGAGTCATATTGCTAGAGCAAGCTTGGGAGGGTGAGTATAAGCCCGCGATTGGTCAGATTCTCAAAAACACCAGCGACGTTTATGGTAGCGAGCTTATCAATATTATATTTTCTGGTATGGGTAATGATGGTTCGCAGTATCTGGATCTCATTCAAGAAAATAACAGTCAATTGTGGGTGCAAGATCCCAGCTTAAGCGCTTGCCCAAGTCAACCTCAGGCGATTATTGATTCAGGGTATTGTGGTTTTATTGGCAGTCCAGCCGATTTAGCACAAAAACTAACAGACTATATTGATGAAAGATTAGTAGTAGCCTCTTTGCATTAA